GGAGCGCGAGCTGCGCGAGTGGCTGTGCCCCCCCCCCCCGGACGAGGGCGCCGAGCCCGGGCCGCCGCGGCGGCTCGGCCCGGCCCTCGAGGCCCACGCCGAGGAGGTGGAGGAGCGCGACGGCGTCGCCGTCCGCGTCGTCGCGGTCGGCCAGGCCGCCCGGCGGGCGCTGCCGGCCGACGACGCCGAGGGGCTGTGCGCCTTGGTCCTCGCCGCCCGCGAGGCCATGGCCAACGCTGCCGCGCACGCCGAGGTGGCGTCGGTCGACGTCTTCGCCGAGCTCGAGGCCGGCGCGGTGACCGCCTACGTCCGCGACCGGGGGCCCGGGTTCGACCTGGCCGCGGTGCCCGCCGACCGCCAGGGCCTCAGGGGGTCGATCGTCGGTCGCGTGGAGCGCGCCGGCGGGTCTGCGACGATCACCACCGAGCCGGGCCGCGGCACCGAGGTCCGCATCAGCATCCCCCACGACGCAGGAGGTGCCCGGGAGCCATGAGCGCATCGGACGAGCGGTTGGAGGTCCGGTTGAAGGTCTACGTGGTCGACGACCACCGGATCTTCCGCAGCGGGCTCCGCGCCGAGATCGCCCGGTCGGTGTGGATCGCCGGCGAGGCCGGCACGGTCGACGAGGCCGTCGAGGGCATCCTCGCCAGCCGACCGGCCGTGGTGCGCCTCGACGTCCACAGGCCCGGCGGGGGAGGGGCCGCGGTCATCGAGGGCGTCCGCCGCGGCGGCGGGGACGACGTGGAGTTCCTCGCGCTGTCCGCGTCGGACTCCGCCGACGACGTCGTCGCGATCATCCGCGCCGGCGCGCGGGGCTACGTCACCAAGACCGTCGCCGCCGACGAGCTCGTCACCGCCGTGCGCCGCGTCGCCGCGGGAGACGCCTACTTCTCCCCCCAGCTGGCCGGCTACGTCCTTGACGCCTTCGCGGCCATCCCGGTCGTGCAGGTCGATGCCGAGCTCGGGCAGCTGACCCCGCGGGAGCGGGAGGTCCTCCAGCACCTCGCGCGCGGCTACACCTACGCCGAGATCGCCGAGGCCCTCGTGATCAGCGTCAAGACGGTGGAGACCCACGCCTCCAACGTCCTGCGCAAGCTGCAGCTGTCCAACCGCCACGAGCTGTCCCGCTGGGCCGCCGAGCGCAACATCACCTGACGGGGCGGTCCCGGTCCGGTCTAGGGTGCGGAGCATGCGCCTGCTCGTCGTCGGGGGATCCAAGTTCGTCGGCCGCCACGTGGTCGAGGCCGCGGTCGCGGACGGCCACGAGGTGTGGCTCGCCAACCGCGGGGAGACGACCACCGAGACCTTCGGCGCGGCCGGCCGGCTGACGATCGACCGCGCGACCGACGACCTCGGGGCGCTCGGGGGAGAGGCGTTCGACGCGGTGATCGACGTCAGCGCCTACATCCCGCGCCACGTCACCGCGCTGCACGACGTCCTCGGCGACCGCGTCGGCTGGTACCTGCTGGTGTCGACGGTGTCGGTGTACGACGCGGCCGCGATGGCCGACGACCCGACGGAGTCCGCACCGCGCCAGCTCGCCGAGCACGACACCGAGGAGGTGACGTCGGAGACCTACGGCCCGCTCAAGGTCGCCTGCGAGGAGGCCGCGCACCAGCGCTGGGACGATCGCCTGACCGTCGTGCGGCCCGGGATCGTCGCCGGCCCGCACGACCACACCGACCGGTTCACCTGGTGGGTGCGGCACCTGGCGACCACCCGGCCGACGCCGCTGCCCGACCGCCGCGACCAGCCGGTGCAGGTGATCGACGCGCGCGACCTCGCCGCGTTCTGCCTGCGGCTGGTCGCCGACCGGACGCGGGGGTCGTTCGACGCGACGGGTGAGGTGCTGACCCTGGAGGCCCTGGTCGACGCGGTCCTCGACGGCGTCGGCGGCGTGACCGACGAGCCGGTCCGCTGGGTCGACCCCTCCCGCTGGGGGGAGATCAGCCTGCCACCGCTGGTGCTCGACCCCTCCTGGGGCCAGGACGCGCTGTTCCAGCGGGACTCGGTCGCCGCGCCCGCGGCCGGCCTGACCCGCCGGCCGGTCTCGGTCACCGCCGAGGACACCCGCGCGTGGGACGTCGCCATCGGCCAGCCGTCCCTCGCCGCCGGCCCCTCCGCCGAGGAGCTCACGGCGCTGTAGCCCGGGGGAGGGGCGCACGGCCCGTGCCAGCTCACAAGATGTGGACTTGAGCCATCCAGGTGGGCCAAGTGCACATCCGCGGAGCCCTACGGCGGACGCGGGCATCCTGGCCGCCATGCCCGAGGGTCACACCATCCACCGCCACGCCCGCCTGCAGCGGACCGCGCTGGTCGGGCGCCGGGTGCGGGCCTGGTCGCTGCAGGGCCGCTTCGACGCCGGGGCGGCCCGGCTCGACGGCGGCACGGTCACCGGGATCGAGGCGTGGGGCAAGCACCTCTTCTACCGCTGGGGCGACCCCGACGGCGACCCGACCGGGGACGTGCTGCACGTCCACCTCGGCCTGTTCGGCCGCTTCCGCACCTTCGCCGCGGACCCGCCGCCGCCGACCGACGGCACCCGCCTGGCCCTGGTCGTCGACGGCGGGCCGACGATCCACCTGGCCGGCGCGACCACCGTCGAGGTGATCACCCCGGCGGGGATCGACGCGGTCGTCGCGCGGCTGGGGCCCGACCCGCTCCGGCGCGACGCCGACCCCGCCCGGTTCGCCGCGGCCCTGCGCCGCCGGAGCGCGCCGGTGTGCGAGGCCCTGCTCGACCAGGCGGCCATCGCCGGGATCGGCAACGTCTACCGCGCCGAGCTGCTGTTCCGCGCGGGCCTCGACCCCGACACGCCCGCCCGGGAGGTGGACGCCGACGCCGTCGAGGCGATCTGGGACGACGCGGTCGCGCTGCTCACCCGCGGCGAGCGGTCGGGGCGCATCGTCACCGTCGAGCCGGCGGACGTCGGCCGCCGCCGCCGCTCGGACCTGCGTCGCCGTGACGAGCAGCGCTACGTCTACAAGCGCGAGGACCGGCCCTGCCACCGCTGCGGCACCCCGATCGTCAGCTGGGTGCCGCGCAGCCGGACCGTCTGGGCCTGCCCGCGGTGCCAGCGGCTCAGGCGATGAGATCCGGCTCGCCGGCGCGGTCGACCAGCCGGTCGTGGGCGGCCTGGTACGTCGCCCGGTCGGCGTCGCTGAAGCAGCACATGACGACGTGCGTGGGGAGCTGCCCGGTGCGGAGGTGCTCCACGAGCACCCCCATGGCCACCGCCGCGGCCTCCGGCACCGGGTAGCCGTACACCCCGGTCGAGATCGACGGGAACGCCACCGACGTGCAGGCCCGCCGTCGCGCCTGGAGCAGCGCGTTGCGGTAGCAGGAGGCGAGCAGGTCGGGGGCGCTCGCGCCGTCGCGGCCGTAGACCGGGCCGACGGTGTGGATCACGCAGACGGCCCGCAGGGCGCCGGCGGTCGTCACCACCGCCTGGCCGGTCGGGCAGCCGCCCTGGCGCGCCGCGATCTCCCGGCACTCGGCGAGGATCGCCGGCCC
This DNA window, taken from Euzebya sp., encodes the following:
- a CDS encoding ATP-binding protein, which codes for ERELREWLCPPPPDEGAEPGPPRRLGPALEAHAEEVEERDGVAVRVVAVGQAARRALPADDAEGLCALVLAAREAMANAAAHAEVASVDVFAELEAGAVTAYVRDRGPGFDLAAVPADRQGLRGSIVGRVERAGGSATITTEPGRGTEVRISIPHDAGGAREP
- a CDS encoding LuxR C-terminal-related transcriptional regulator, with translation MSASDERLEVRLKVYVVDDHRIFRSGLRAEIARSVWIAGEAGTVDEAVEGILASRPAVVRLDVHRPGGGGAAVIEGVRRGGGDDVEFLALSASDSADDVVAIIRAGARGYVTKTVAADELVTAVRRVAAGDAYFSPQLAGYVLDAFAAIPVVQVDAELGQLTPREREVLQHLARGYTYAEIAEALVISVKTVETHASNVLRKLQLSNRHELSRWAAERNIT
- a CDS encoding NAD-dependent epimerase/dehydratase family protein is translated as MRLLVVGGSKFVGRHVVEAAVADGHEVWLANRGETTTETFGAAGRLTIDRATDDLGALGGEAFDAVIDVSAYIPRHVTALHDVLGDRVGWYLLVSTVSVYDAAAMADDPTESAPRQLAEHDTEEVTSETYGPLKVACEEAAHQRWDDRLTVVRPGIVAGPHDHTDRFTWWVRHLATTRPTPLPDRRDQPVQVIDARDLAAFCLRLVADRTRGSFDATGEVLTLEALVDAVLDGVGGVTDEPVRWVDPSRWGEISLPPLVLDPSWGQDALFQRDSVAAPAAGLTRRPVSVTAEDTRAWDVAIGQPSLAAGPSAEELTAL
- a CDS encoding Fpg/Nei family DNA glycosylase, with the protein product MPEGHTIHRHARLQRTALVGRRVRAWSLQGRFDAGAARLDGGTVTGIEAWGKHLFYRWGDPDGDPTGDVLHVHLGLFGRFRTFAADPPPPTDGTRLALVVDGGPTIHLAGATTVEVITPAGIDAVVARLGPDPLRRDADPARFAAALRRRSAPVCEALLDQAAIAGIGNVYRAELLFRAGLDPDTPAREVDADAVEAIWDDAVALLTRGERSGRIVTVEPADVGRRRRSDLRRRDEQRYVYKREDRPCHRCGTPIVSWVPRSRTVWACPRCQRLRR
- a CDS encoding O-acetyl-ADP-ribose deacetylase; its protein translation is MGTIEIITADITALEVDAIVNAANSSLLGGGGVDGAIHAAGGPAILAECREIAARQGGCPTGQAVVTTAGALRAVCVIHTVGPVYGRDGASAPDLLASCYRNALLQARRRACTSVAFPSISTGVYGYPVPEAAAVAMGVLVEHLRTGQLPTHVVMCCFSDADRATYQAAHDRLVDRAGEPDLIA